The following are encoded together in the Nitrosopumilus sp. b3 genome:
- a CDS encoding cation:proton antiporter gives MSFEPILYIGILLLAAKLFGEIMHRINQPTILGNVLAGIIVGPALFALVQPIEEIELFISIGVFFLFFLIGLEEIDLAGLFRVIRGRIFAGSAAAFLIPFIVAGIFGMALDMDFIKSFAIASVIAASSLGVTAKVLSDLGKLKSTIGLEIFTVAAIVEFIAIIVTSIMIQISTSQTPVFSEFIWLFVKMIIFFAVAGLVSVFILPRFFRYIKKHLQVTQIYFGVVIGVILLVAYFAEISGVHGAIGALLLGIAVSRMSREDYTEISKNVHAVGYGIFIPIFFAGIGLHFSTAFLDLELWVIAGFLVIMIGVKFLGSYIAVRIAQMRPATTVAYGVMSKGAVDLALMLSLLQVNILNNSLFSLLVLGTLMTMIISSVELQRKLKKIIHFKVGTIEMGLVPGYFRRVVSDVTAMMVINTAYLKTTKDVTIKDFLENNTLGKMPFLVFDENEILVGVVSKREIEKSHKKTRDITTVGDVMYEKVPTVLPSEYLYSVIQKMNSYPFDMIPVVDPEDLKKVVGIISNHDIMNLLVEPKKP, from the coding sequence TTGTCATTTGAGCCTATTTTGTATATTGGAATCTTACTCCTAGCTGCTAAACTATTTGGTGAAATTATGCATAGGATTAACCAGCCTACTATTTTGGGTAATGTTCTTGCAGGAATAATTGTTGGACCTGCGCTTTTTGCTCTCGTCCAACCTATTGAAGAAATTGAACTTTTCATATCAATTGGTGTCTTTTTCTTATTTTTCTTAATTGGTCTTGAAGAAATTGATCTTGCAGGACTCTTCCGTGTAATTAGAGGTAGAATATTTGCAGGCTCTGCAGCTGCATTTTTAATCCCTTTCATAGTGGCTGGAATTTTTGGAATGGCTTTGGATATGGATTTTATAAAATCATTTGCGATTGCAAGTGTAATAGCTGCCTCTAGCTTGGGAGTTACAGCCAAAGTTCTAAGTGATCTTGGAAAATTAAAATCTACAATCGGTCTTGAAATTTTTACTGTAGCTGCAATTGTTGAATTCATTGCAATTATTGTGACAAGTATTATGATTCAAATCAGTACTAGTCAAACACCTGTCTTTTCAGAGTTTATCTGGCTATTTGTAAAAATGATCATATTCTTTGCAGTTGCAGGACTTGTATCTGTATTTATTTTACCCCGTTTTTTCCGTTACATAAAAAAACACCTACAGGTAACACAAATTTATTTTGGTGTCGTAATTGGAGTAATCCTGCTAGTTGCATATTTTGCAGAAATTAGTGGAGTTCATGGTGCAATTGGTGCACTGCTTTTGGGGATTGCTGTATCTAGAATGAGTAGAGAGGATTATACCGAAATTTCAAAAAATGTACATGCAGTAGGTTACGGTATTTTTATTCCTATATTCTTTGCAGGAATCGGACTTCACTTCAGTACCGCATTTCTTGATTTAGAATTATGGGTAATAGCCGGATTCCTTGTAATAATGATTGGTGTAAAATTCCTTGGCTCTTACATTGCAGTACGTATTGCACAGATGCGACCTGCAACAACTGTTGCATATGGTGTCATGTCAAAAGGAGCAGTTGACTTGGCATTAATGCTGTCTCTGTTACAAGTCAATATTTTGAATAACAGTTTGTTCTCATTATTGGTGCTAGGAACTCTAATGACTATGATAATCTCTAGTGTTGAACTTCAGCGTAAACTAAAGAAAATCATTCATTTCAAAGTTGGGACTATTGAAATGGGATTGGTTCCAGGTTATTTTAGAAGGGTAGTTTCAGATGTTACTGCGATGATGGTAATCAATACTGCATATCTAAAGACAACAAAGGATGTTACAATCAAAGACTTTCTTGAAAATAATACATTAGGCAAAATGCCTTTCTTGGTTTTTGATGAAAATGAAATCCTGGTCGGAGTTGTCTCAAAACGTGAAATAGAAAAATCCCACAAAAAAACTCGTGATATTACAACTGTTGGTGATGTAATGTATGAAAAGGTTCCAACAGTATTGCCTAGTGAATATCTTTATTCTGTAATTCAGAAGATGAATTCTTACCCCTTTGATATGATACCTGTAGTTGATCCTGAAGATTTGAAAAAAGTAGTTGGAATAATTTCAAATCATGATATAATGAATTTATTGGTGGAACCAAAAAAACCATAG
- a CDS encoding amidohydrolase family protein, translating to MIIDCHVHVNQYELTQNISLLEDRLEMLQTEMTSNNVDYAIILSSYKVNAQRPSTEQIIEAIKKYDNLGVAAGFTIDNHTDDDLRKYKKLIKDGKIKAMKIYSGYEHYYPYDERYQKVYDTCIEFGIPVMFHTGDTYSEKGKLRYSRPLNLDDVAVDNPELKMVMCHLGNPWIQDAQEVIYKNKNVYADVSGLVVGSFDHFFEKMMKDKVAELINYAGEPRYLLYGTDWPISTMDSYLNFVAKLNIKKPFRDNFMYKNAKDLFKIS from the coding sequence ATGATAATTGATTGTCATGTTCATGTAAACCAATACGAACTAACTCAAAACATTTCATTATTAGAAGACAGATTGGAAATGCTTCAAACTGAAATGACAAGTAACAATGTAGATTATGCAATCATACTTTCATCATACAAGGTTAATGCCCAAAGACCATCTACTGAACAAATAATTGAAGCAATAAAAAAATATGACAACTTGGGCGTAGCGGCTGGTTTTACCATTGATAATCACACTGATGATGATCTTAGAAAATACAAGAAATTGATTAAAGATGGGAAAATAAAAGCCATGAAAATTTACTCAGGCTATGAACACTATTACCCATATGATGAAAGATATCAAAAAGTCTATGACACATGCATAGAGTTTGGCATTCCAGTAATGTTCCACACAGGAGACACATATTCTGAAAAAGGAAAATTGAGATATTCCAGACCACTAAATTTAGATGATGTTGCAGTTGATAACCCTGAACTAAAGATGGTGATGTGTCATTTGGGTAATCCTTGGATACAGGATGCTCAAGAAGTAATATATAAAAATAAAAATGTCTATGCAGATGTTTCGGGATTGGTTGTTGGCTCTTTTGATCATTTCTTTGAAAAAATGATGAAGGATAAAGTTGCAGAGTTAATCAACTATGCAGGTGAGCCAAGATATCTCCTATATGGTACAGACTGGCCAATCAGTACAATGGATTCGTATCTGAATTTTGTGGCAAAACTTAACATCAAAAAACCATTTCGAGATAATTTCATGTATAAAAATGCTAAAGATCTGTTTAAAATTTCATAA
- the ggt gene encoding gamma-glutamyltransferase — MKLEKIENSFKPTSDKKSSFAKKGMVSSAFPDATKAGVEMLKKGGNAIDAACATAIALGVCEPQASGLGGQSMAIIHFNGKSFAIDGSSRSPSMAHSSIFTKKKTRLLGYKATTVPSTLALIGFLHERYGTLEWQKIIAPSIHIAKKGYRITQLQHSLQERELKNFLSIKSKSGAKYFLKDGLVPYDVGDRFVQDDLAQTLDAISEYGYRVFYQGNIAKKIDEDMKKNHGLIREEDLAYVPEPLIRKPISRKYRHLTVSTLPPPAAGRTLLLTLMMLNHLPSKFLRSSKPSSYHFVAETFRKAFLHRVQRPFNRHTYDQIQDKLHLQRSFAKQMADSIHNSMDATLPMIDPDFGGEDTTHLSTMDNDGNAVGITQSVELAYGSKTAAADMGFLYNNYMSAFEFTTPNHPYYIRPNAIPWTSVSPALIFNNSKLWMVVGSPGSQRIYSTITQFLSRIIDGNLPMDEAIIRPRFHCSIGGTISIEDGGFRTEIINFLKEMGYEISIKERYSFYHGAIHATMKLQTQEGFQGVAEVRRDGTAEGLN, encoded by the coding sequence TTGAAACTAGAAAAAATAGAAAATTCATTTAAACCAACTTCAGACAAAAAATCTTCTTTTGCAAAAAAGGGCATGGTTTCTTCAGCATTTCCTGATGCGACAAAAGCAGGAGTTGAAATGCTCAAGAAGGGCGGTAATGCAATTGATGCTGCATGTGCCACAGCAATTGCACTAGGTGTATGTGAGCCTCAGGCATCTGGCCTTGGCGGGCAATCGATGGCAATTATTCATTTTAATGGAAAATCATTTGCGATCGATGGCTCTAGCCGTTCCCCTTCCATGGCACATTCATCAATTTTTACAAAAAAGAAAACAAGACTACTGGGATACAAAGCAACCACTGTACCTAGCACTCTTGCTTTGATTGGATTTTTGCATGAGCGTTATGGTACTTTGGAATGGCAAAAAATCATTGCACCTTCAATTCACATTGCTAAAAAAGGATACAGAATTACTCAATTACAACACTCTTTACAAGAAAGAGAATTGAAAAACTTTCTTTCAATTAAATCAAAGTCTGGTGCAAAATATTTCCTAAAAGATGGTTTGGTTCCCTATGATGTCGGTGATAGATTTGTTCAAGATGATCTTGCTCAAACTCTTGATGCCATTTCTGAATACGGATACCGTGTTTTCTACCAGGGTAATATTGCTAAAAAAATTGATGAAGATATGAAAAAAAATCACGGATTAATTCGAGAAGAGGATTTAGCATACGTCCCAGAACCACTAATTAGAAAACCAATTAGCCGGAAATACCGTCATCTTACAGTATCTACTTTACCTCCGCCAGCAGCTGGACGGACATTACTTCTAACATTGATGATGCTCAATCACTTGCCCTCCAAATTTCTTCGTAGCTCAAAGCCTAGCTCGTATCATTTTGTTGCCGAAACATTTAGGAAAGCATTCTTGCATAGAGTGCAACGTCCATTTAATAGACATACATATGATCAAATTCAAGATAAATTGCATTTGCAAAGAAGCTTTGCAAAACAGATGGCTGACTCCATCCATAATTCTATGGATGCAACGTTGCCCATGATTGATCCGGATTTTGGTGGGGAAGATACTACACATCTTTCAACTATGGATAATGACGGAAATGCTGTGGGAATAACACAATCTGTTGAATTAGCATATGGATCCAAAACTGCAGCAGCGGATATGGGATTTCTGTATAACAACTATATGTCTGCATTTGAGTTTACGACTCCAAATCATCCTTACTATATTCGGCCTAACGCCATTCCTTGGACTTCAGTATCTCCTGCATTGATTTTTAATAATTCAAAACTCTGGATGGTTGTGGGAAGTCCCGGTAGTCAAAGAATTTATTCGACCATCACACAATTTCTTTCACGAATCATTGATGGTAATTTACCAATGGATGAGGCAATTATACGTCCACGATTTCATTGTTCTATTGGAGGTACTATCAGCATAGAAGACGGGGGATTTAGAACTGAAATTATTAACTTTCTCAAAGAAATGGGATATGAGATTTCTATTAAAGAAAGATATTCTTTTTACCATGGAGCAATTCACGCTACGATGAAACTACAAACACAAGAAGGATTTCAAGGAGTTGCAGAAGTTCGACGTGATGGGACAGCCGAGGGATTAAATTAA
- a CDS encoding SHOCT domain-containing protein yields the protein METENKKSETDEKVIEKKQEKFVNTLEKNYTDALEHTKNFGKDSFEKINEVSSSGTKFIKSKPYWESLKSGSQKIKEKTSEHGLEFKKNSPKFYKKISNAFFNFFETIVGRIKLGTQYGAPSLEILERLAKLNELGIITKEEFNRKKKKLLERI from the coding sequence ATGGAAACTGAAAACAAGAAATCTGAAACTGATGAAAAAGTTATCGAGAAAAAACAAGAAAAATTTGTAAATACTCTGGAAAAAAACTATACGGATGCACTAGAGCATACAAAGAATTTTGGAAAAGACTCTTTTGAAAAAATTAATGAGGTTAGTTCTAGTGGGACCAAATTCATAAAATCAAAACCTTATTGGGAATCTTTGAAAAGTGGGTCTCAAAAAATCAAAGAAAAAACTTCTGAACACGGTCTGGAATTTAAAAAAAATAGTCCTAAATTTTACAAGAAAATTAGTAATGCGTTTTTTAATTTCTTTGAGACAATTGTAGGACGAATAAAACTTGGTACTCAATATGGTGCGCCCAGTCTTGAGATCCTAGAAAGACTGGCAAAACTAAATGAGCTTGGAATAATTACAAAAGAAGAATTCAACAGGAAAAAGAAAAAACTCTTAGAGAGAATCTGA
- a CDS encoding histone has translation MAQTKAQRSAAAVKAARTRKRNAKLKAEGIAKTASKRRRTVAAKKKPTAAPKKRSAPKRKTAAKKAAPKRKVAAKRRAAPKRKTTTKSKGRKR, from the coding sequence ATGGCACAAACAAAAGCACAAAGAAGTGCAGCAGCTGTAAAAGCAGCAAGAACTAGAAAAAGAAATGCAAAGCTAAAAGCAGAAGGTATAGCTAAAACAGCTTCGAAAAGAAGGCGAACTGTAGCAGCAAAGAAAAAACCTACTGCTGCACCAAAAAAACGTAGTGCACCAAAGAGAAAAACTGCAGCTAAAAAAGCAGCTCCAAAGAGAAAAGTAGCAGCTAAACGCAGAGCAGCTCCAAAAAGAAAGACCACTACAAAATCCAAAGGAAGAAAACGATAA
- a CDS encoding PRC-barrel domain-containing protein — protein sequence MSLKITEQKTQLTKNCYLEDFIGKTVFDSKGQNCGKIKSILIDRQKFSVSGILVKKRFSKEYFLSQDYFEEFAESGLTLNSIPIKPGDKVADVDGKNIGRVVQINLNSDTNKLESLEIKSKFKSVIIPSERIIAVGDKIKIKLF from the coding sequence ATGAGTTTAAAAATTACTGAACAAAAAACGCAATTAACAAAGAATTGTTATCTTGAAGACTTTATTGGGAAAACTGTTTTTGATAGTAAAGGTCAGAATTGTGGTAAAATAAAATCTATTTTGATTGATAGGCAAAAATTTTCAGTGTCTGGCATTTTGGTCAAAAAAAGATTTTCAAAAGAATATTTTTTATCACAGGATTATTTTGAGGAATTCGCTGAATCTGGGCTTACTTTGAACTCGATTCCAATAAAACCTGGAGACAAAGTTGCAGATGTTGATGGAAAGAATATTGGTCGTGTAGTTCAAATAAATCTAAATTCTGATACCAATAAACTTGAGTCCCTTGAGATAAAATCAAAATTCAAATCTGTAATCATTCCATCTGAACGAATTATTGCCGTTGGGGATAAAATCAAAATAAAATTATTCTAA
- a CDS encoding Lrp/AsnC ligand binding domain-containing protein produces MEAYILINCNTGKESTIISELKQLIEIIEINGVWGKYDIFLKVSTTDPNGVEQIVKRLRNHPDVTDTYTMHVLYGQGGTIDNE; encoded by the coding sequence ATGGAAGCATACATTCTAATAAATTGTAATACCGGTAAAGAATCTACAATTATTTCTGAACTGAAACAATTAATTGAAATAATTGAAATTAATGGTGTCTGGGGAAAGTATGATATTTTTCTTAAAGTCTCCACAACTGATCCAAACGGTGTTGAACAGATAGTGAAGCGACTAAGAAATCATCCTGATGTAACTGATACCTATACCATGCATGTTCTTTATGGTCAGGGTGGGACAATAGATAATGAATGA
- a CDS encoding GNAT family N-acetyltransferase: protein MSIPSKRSSVVIRNMVLSDIPEVVELQKASFPVMASEGVYWKPTQLKSHIKVFPEGQFIAEYKNKIIGSCSSLIITLTPEYKEHTWKSACGDSFFKNHDPKGDTLYGADVSSHPDYRRLGVATKLYDARKQLAIKLNLRRIVAGGRLTNYSKYAKQMSPIEYVQKVKKHEIKEPVLLFQIRNKFRFIKILPNYMNDPLSLNYATFIEWKNPNFNEKL, encoded by the coding sequence ATGTCAATTCCATCAAAACGCAGTAGTGTTGTAATTAGAAATATGGTTTTGAGTGATATTCCCGAAGTGGTTGAATTGCAAAAAGCTTCTTTTCCAGTCATGGCTTCAGAAGGAGTTTATTGGAAACCCACACAATTGAAATCCCACATCAAAGTTTTTCCAGAGGGGCAGTTTATAGCTGAATACAAAAATAAAATTATTGGTTCTTGCAGTAGTCTAATAATTACTCTGACTCCTGAGTATAAAGAGCATACATGGAAATCTGCATGCGGTGATAGTTTTTTCAAAAACCATGATCCAAAAGGGGATACATTGTATGGTGCAGATGTATCTTCTCATCCTGATTATAGAAGATTGGGGGTGGCCACGAAATTATATGATGCACGAAAACAACTGGCAATCAAACTAAATTTGAGAAGAATTGTAGCGGGGGGAAGATTGACAAATTACAGTAAATATGCAAAACAAATGTCTCCTATAGAATACGTGCAAAAAGTAAAAAAACATGAAATTAAAGAACCTGTACTGTTGTTTCAGATTAGAAATAAATTCAGATTCATCAAAATTTTGCCAAATTACATGAATGATCCCCTTTCACTAAACTATGCAACTTTTATTGAATGGAAAAATCCTAATTTTAACGAAAAATTATGA
- a CDS encoding plastocyanin — protein sequence MKKLLLTIPLLILLTLGVSFTFAESLVPGWIKNTALWYGQDKISEKEYLESLRYLINNKILFLDEQEKNNVLDPTITSNEISVTKPRINQCSTLYQSYKNIGKAQFVAKYQHVNYISICVKLYQDPIWNYQGGDRIEQLNAKFIEFENNAIQSKPKLSYEPSVKILSTTKIGEGKYDVKFNVCAGDKKIDKAKVLVKSAIESIQVGTNKDIPENVCRTYVTQLHANNVANIQITILEQVLE from the coding sequence ATGAAAAAATTATTACTTACAATTCCTTTATTGATACTCTTAACTCTGGGAGTGTCTTTTACTTTTGCTGAATCACTTGTTCCTGGATGGATTAAAAATACTGCTCTATGGTATGGTCAAGACAAGATTTCTGAAAAAGAATATTTGGAATCGCTTAGATATTTAATTAATAACAAAATTTTATTTTTAGATGAGCAAGAAAAAAATAATGTTCTTGATCCTACAATTACTTCAAATGAAATCAGTGTAACAAAACCTCGAATTAATCAATGCTCAACATTGTACCAATCATACAAAAACATCGGAAAAGCACAATTTGTTGCAAAATATCAGCATGTAAATTACATTAGCATATGTGTTAAACTCTACCAAGATCCTATCTGGAATTATCAGGGTGGGGATAGAATTGAACAATTAAATGCAAAATTTATTGAATTTGAAAACAATGCGATTCAATCAAAGCCCAAACTATCCTATGAGCCTAGCGTAAAGATTCTATCTACTACAAAAATAGGTGAAGGAAAGTATGATGTAAAATTTAATGTGTGTGCAGGTGATAAAAAAATAGACAAAGCCAAAGTCCTAGTCAAATCTGCAATAGAATCTATCCAAGTAGGAACTAACAAAGACATTCCTGAAAATGTGTGTAGGACATATGTGACACAGCTTCATGCAAATAATGTTGCAAATATCCAAATTACAATTCTTGAACAAGTTCTAGAATAG
- a CDS encoding cation:proton antiporter encodes MAVEVTEFLALLALLLGGGMIGAGIMKKIKFPTIIGFILIGMISGPYGLGIVDDVELINLLAELGIIILLFVVGLEFSLQKLRKAGMKAITVGMTELSIMFFLAYIGAFSFGWSHLESLYLAGILSISSTAISLRIMRDLKLVKTKEFDTIITILIVEDLAAVLLLVILGNASEGATLDLTGVGILILQSLTFFVIALALGIKLIPKLLEKIHGLDIPEGPFITALALGFGLAVLAHFLGQSSAIGAFIMGMIIASSKHSESITKKILPLRDFFGVIFFVSIGMLVNIMAIPEVALISMPIIILAVVGKFIGNFFGSSIGGHGIVSSSTIGSVMVPRGEFSFIMAKQAVDSGSVRDTLYPVTMLVTLATMLCMPLLLKILPTLADKTSHIPMNILNPIHIVGKFFNNLMNTPDDNSQFNILLKKHGIKFFINLMVVIAILAIIDYFNDDIVTIISTLGIPLPIEPEILLTIISILLIIYPVIAMLGKIENLVTSISDILSTKLIPADTQRLEEKPLHRLMRNIFFIGFILILIAIMQPYIADIVELPFLPFIISGIGLTIAIILIADSVFVFQKLSHGHIMESLMKEDETFEPE; translated from the coding sequence TTGGCAGTAGAGGTAACCGAATTCCTTGCACTGCTAGCATTGCTACTAGGTGGCGGGATGATTGGAGCAGGAATAATGAAAAAAATAAAGTTTCCAACCATTATTGGTTTTATCTTAATTGGAATGATTTCAGGACCATATGGACTTGGAATTGTTGATGATGTTGAATTAATCAATCTTTTAGCAGAATTGGGAATAATTATTCTGCTATTTGTAGTGGGATTAGAATTCAGTCTTCAAAAATTACGAAAGGCTGGAATGAAAGCAATCACAGTTGGAATGACAGAATTATCAATAATGTTTTTTCTGGCGTACATTGGAGCTTTTTCATTTGGATGGTCCCATTTAGAATCCCTTTATCTGGCAGGAATTTTGTCAATCAGCAGCACTGCCATCTCTTTACGAATAATGAGAGATCTTAAGCTAGTAAAAACAAAAGAATTTGATACTATTATTACAATTTTAATTGTTGAGGATCTTGCAGCAGTTTTACTCTTAGTTATTTTAGGTAATGCCTCTGAAGGAGCTACACTTGATTTAACGGGTGTTGGAATTTTGATTTTACAAAGCTTGACGTTTTTTGTTATTGCACTAGCTCTTGGAATTAAATTAATTCCAAAACTTTTGGAGAAGATACATGGATTGGATATTCCCGAAGGCCCGTTCATCACAGCGCTTGCTTTGGGGTTTGGGTTGGCAGTTTTGGCGCATTTTCTTGGTCAAAGTTCAGCTATTGGAGCATTTATCATGGGAATGATCATTGCATCATCAAAACATTCTGAAAGCATCACAAAAAAAATTCTTCCATTAAGAGACTTTTTTGGCGTAATATTTTTCGTATCTATTGGAATGCTGGTAAACATTATGGCAATACCTGAGGTTGCCTTGATATCCATGCCCATAATCATTTTGGCTGTTGTTGGAAAATTCATTGGAAATTTCTTTGGATCTTCAATTGGTGGTCATGGTATTGTTAGTTCTTCAACTATAGGTTCTGTAATGGTACCTAGAGGTGAGTTTTCCTTTATCATGGCAAAGCAGGCTGTTGATAGTGGTTCAGTTAGAGATACTCTATATCCAGTTACCATGTTGGTGACTCTTGCTACGATGCTTTGCATGCCATTACTGCTGAAAATATTACCAACACTTGCAGATAAAACAAGTCATATTCCAATGAATATTTTAAACCCGATTCATATTGTTGGAAAATTTTTTAATAATTTGATGAATACTCCTGATGATAACAGCCAATTCAATATACTTTTGAAAAAGCATGGAATAAAATTTTTTATTAATCTGATGGTTGTAATAGCAATCCTTGCAATCATTGATTACTTTAATGATGATATAGTGACAATTATTTCTACACTTGGTATTCCACTCCCAATTGAACCTGAAATACTTTTGACAATTATTAGCATATTGCTAATCATCTATCCTGTAATTGCGATGCTTGGTAAAATTGAAAATTTAGTTACAAGTATCTCAGATATTTTATCCACCAAACTAATTCCAGCAGATACACAACGACTTGAAGAGAAGCCACTCCATAGATTAATGAGAAATATTTTCTTTATTGGTTTTATTTTGATACTTATAGCTATCATGCAACCTTACATTGCAGATATTGTGGAACTTCCATTTCTCCCCTTTATCATATCTGGAATAGGGCTTACCATAGCAATAATTTTGATAGCTGATTCTGTATTTGTATTCCAAAAGCTATCTCATGGCCATATTATGGAAAGTTTGATGAAAGAAGATGAAACTTTTGAGCCTGAATAA
- a CDS encoding N-formylglutamate amidohydrolase, protein MLLSIPHGGIRKPVELDGHLCITNKDLFDDSDPFVIEMYDLNDKVQRVVKSKIARAFVDLNRAPDDLPPNNPDGVIKSSTCYKKPIYHERKEPDDSLRTMLLELYYFPYHNSIQKSLDELELQLCLDCHSMATIAPGISPDAKNNKRPKFCLSNNDGQTASQEMMDLLASCISESYDIDRNEISINDPFHGGHITRTYGNKPVPWIQVEMNRDLYLTEPWFDQENLTVDPTHLKKLNKQFENTLNLFFKKFDGVDSWQ, encoded by the coding sequence ATTCTATTATCCATTCCACATGGTGGAATACGAAAACCTGTTGAACTTGACGGACATCTCTGCATTACAAATAAAGATCTTTTTGATGATTCTGATCCTTTTGTGATTGAAATGTATGATTTGAATGATAAAGTACAGCGTGTAGTTAAATCCAAAATTGCAAGAGCATTTGTAGACCTTAATCGTGCACCCGATGATTTGCCCCCAAATAACCCTGATGGAGTAATTAAAAGTTCAACATGTTACAAAAAACCAATTTATCATGAGAGAAAAGAACCTGATGACTCTCTTAGAACAATGTTACTTGAGTTGTATTATTTCCCTTATCACAATTCTATACAAAAGAGTCTAGATGAATTAGAACTCCAATTATGTCTTGACTGTCATTCTATGGCAACGATTGCCCCTGGAATTTCACCTGATGCCAAGAACAATAAACGACCAAAATTCTGCTTATCTAATAATGATGGACAGACTGCATCTCAAGAAATGATGGATTTGTTAGCCTCATGTATTTCTGAATCATATGATATTGATAGGAATGAAATTTCAATAAATGATCCCTTTCATGGTGGGCATATTACAAGAACATATGGAAACAAACCTGTACCTTGGATTCAGGTTGAAATGAATAGAGATTTGTATCTGACAGAGCCTTGGTTTGATCAAGAAAATCTAACGGTAGATCCAACACACCTGAAGAAATTAAATAAGCAATTTGAAAATACATTGAATCTTTTTTTTAAAAAATTTGATGGAGTAGATTCTTGGCAGTAG